ACAACATAGGTTCGAGCATAGGGGAGTTCATGAGGCgattaccaaagtgctcatggaatACATTGCAAGAATTTTCGGTGCAGGATGCAAATATGATCGGGAATCTTCCCAGTTGGATTGGTAACATGACCAATCTCAGTGTTCTTCATGCATCTAAAAACATGTTGAGTGGCTCTCTACCTGTAGGAGTTGGAGCACTGAGTAATTTGAAAAGTCTGATCCTTGGGAACAATAACTTCAGCGGTGTGCTCTTGAAAGAACAATTTGCAAATTTAGGGAAATTAGAGCTTTTGGACCTCAGCCACAATAACTTCAACGGTGTGCTTTTGAAAGAACAATTCGCAAATTTAGGGAAATTAGAGCTTTTGGACCTCAGCCACAATAACTTCAGCGGTGAGCTATTGAAAGAACATTTTGCAAGTTTAGGCGCCTTAAAGAGTTTGAACCTTAGTTGCAATAACTTCAGTGGTGTGCTCTCCAATGAACAATTTGCAAGGTTCGGCAACTTAAATCTTTTGGACCTCAGCAGTAATAACTTTAGTGATTTTCTCTTGAAAGAACAGTCAGCAAGTTTAGATAATTTAAAGCATTTGGACCTCAGCTATAATAAATTAAATAGTGTGCTCGTGGGGGAACATTGTACAGGCCTATTGAATTTAAAGTATATGGACTTGTCGTACAACTCTTTGAGATTAGCTATCAACCAAAAATGGGTTCCTGCATTTAGGTTGAAGTACGCAATATTCCGGTCATGTCAATTGGGCCCTAGATTTCCTGAGTGGCTTAAATGGCAATCTGACATTGATGTTCTTGTTCTCAGTAATGCAAATCTTGATGATGTTATTCCTGATTGGTTTTGGGTTACATTTTCCCGAGCTTCCTTCTTGCAAGTATCAGTAAACAAATTGCATGGGTCAATACCATCAGATCTACAACACATGTCAGCTGATCATATATATCTCGGATCCAATAAGTTTACAGGTCAAGTCCCACAGTTGCCTATAAATATAGTACGACTGAACCTATCTTCAAACTCTTTATCTGGTTCATTGCCATCAGAGTTAAATGCTCCATTACTCGAAGAGTTGTTGCTTGCAAACAATCAATTCATAGGCACCATCCCGTCGTCTATATGCCAATTGACTAAACTGAAAAGGTTGGACCTATCAGGAAACCAGTTAACAGGAGATATTATGCCGTGCCAAAAGGAACTTGTTCCAAACTCTACAGATCAATTTGTCTCTGACATGCTGAGCTTAGCCTTGAATAACAATGATCTCACTGGTGAATTCCCTAAATTTCTTCAAAGGTCATCAGGATTAATGTTCCTTGATCTTTCTTACAACAGGTTATTTGGAGGATTGCCAGAATGGTTACCCCAAAAAATGCCACACATGAAAATATTAAGAGTGAGATCAAATATGTTCAGTGGTCATATTCCTAAGAGTCTCACTTCCCTTCACGATCTTCATTATTTGGACATAGCACACAACAAGATAACAGGAACCATACCATGGTCTTTGTCAAACCTGAAGGCAATGATGACAGTGGTGTCGCAGGACACGGGGGATTATATTTATGAAGAGAGCATACCAGTAATCACAAAGGACCAAAAGCGTGACTACACCTTTGCAATTTACCAGCTATTGGTTGTTCTTGATTTGTCAAGTAATAGTTTGGGGGAACAGGTTCCAGAGGAGATAACTTTACTTGTTGGGCTTACCAATCTGAACTTGTCAAATAATCAACTCATAGGAGCAATCCCAAAACAAATTGGTGATTTAAGGCAGTTGGACTCACTCGACCTATCCTTCAATGAGTTTTCTGGTGCAATACCATCAAGTTTGTCAGCTTTAACTTATTTGAGCCACTTGAACTTGTCGTACAACAATCTGTCCGGTGCAATACCATCCGGACAACAGCTACAAGCTCTTGATAACCAGATGTATATCTACATTGGTAACCCTGATCTTTGTGGAGATCCTGTTGGCAGGAACTGCTCAACACATGACGCAGAGCAAAGTGGCCTCGAAGATATAGATCATATGCCATCTGTTTATCTTGCCATGAGCATTTGATTTGTGGTGGGTCTGTGGACAGTTTTCTGCACCATGTTGATGAAGAGAACATGGAGGGCTGCCTTCTTTCAGTTTGTTGATATGATGTACGACATGGTTTATGTTCAAGTGGCTATAAGGTGCGCTCACATGATGGAGAAAACTCAAGACGGTGCGCCATGAAGTGCCCAACTCTGCAGCAAGCGAATTGTGTGTATCcaaatattatttgtatttttgtaCCATATCCATATTTTCAGCTCTAAATTAGCCTTGGCTGGACGGTCTGTACTATACTGTATTGTTATTTGTATGTTTGCACCTTATCTCTATTTTAGCTCTACATGAGCCTTGGCTGGACATCCGTACTGTATTTTATTGGTAGTTGTATGTCTGTAATTTAACAAATGAAGTGTATGTATAGGGTTTGCTGTATTGTTTAAGCTGAAGAAAAAATTTACTACCCTATAACTGCACTCTGGATTTTCGTGAGAATGCCATCTGTTGGCCCATATGTGAACAGACTTGTTGTAAGACGTGTCCCAAAAAGCAAAAGTGAAATTTAGAAAAGATTTTTTATGTCTACATGTGAGAAGAAATGGAGATTTTAGTACCCAGTAACTGAAGCCAGTACAGGATAATAAGTACGAGTAGTAAAAATTAGCTGGTGCTCACGATGGACATGTAGAACAAGGGAGAAAATTTGTGAGCAGTGAGAAGCTGCGTTGATTACTGGGTCATATGATGGCAGATTTACTTTGTACCATCCCAGAGTCAACACTAACTTTGTAATATGAAACCCAGCATTTTCCCAGGGAAAATCGGATGAACTGCAGCAGACATTTTGGTCTTCAGTCTCATGCGAACTCACACAGTTAGAACATCCAAGAAAACAAACTGAAAAATGGTAGTAAAACAATGCTGACAGTAGGCGCTCCCTGTTtcgcaagcaaacaagcaaaaggaGACATATCATATAAGGATCTCTGTTTCAGCAAAGCTACCCCCAGGATTAGCAGAGTACTCGAGGTTCGGTCAGTCTGGTGACATTGACATGGCACATGGACAGAAATTAAGAACCACCAGGTGATCCCAAGTATATAGATCGATCGAACACCAACGCCTCGAATCAGCTCCTCGGGCATCAGTTCCAAATCAGCTCAGCCGAGAGATGTTCTGCTTTCACTCGTCATCTGGAAAAGGGGATTCTGAATCAACAAATTCAGGTTGCCAACTGCACCCAGTGCCACAAATTCATGTTGAGTGTGATGCAAAGTTTGAAGTTGGGGAGCACATCTGGTTCTTACCACCACATGCGACAAAGCAACATCCATCGCgccacaagtactccctccgttctaaaatagatgacccaactttgtactaacggAGGGAGTAACTGCCAGCCATGGCCAAGGATAGTGGACATACAGCACTCACCAGGAGTGTCTTTCCAGACTTCTTGACGCCGAGATTCCATGACTCTGTAGCATAGCACGGGCGATATTGCTCACAGTATCTACATGAGAAAATAACCATCGCTTAACCACAAATTGACATATTGTAAAACAGGTGCACTATGCAATACAGTAAAATTATACAAAATATTGTAGTCTTTTGGAGTAAAGGAAGAAAACACATGTATTACATTACATGACAAAGGATCATCTGGTCAAAACAAGGATCTCCAGCCTCACACTCTTCTTTTTCCTCATGATATCAAATAGTACAACAGACACAT
Above is a window of Triticum aestivum cultivar Chinese Spring chromosome 6B, IWGSC CS RefSeq v2.1, whole genome shotgun sequence DNA encoding:
- the LOC123139926 gene encoding receptor-like protein EIX2, whose translation is MKDMYTMYDYSYKMVDYSYPNWSRSLSLSAGEMSSSLATLQHLRYLDLSGNDFNGTSIPVFLASLKNLRYLNLSWTGFSGRIPSQLGNLSKLQYLDLSWNYDYYVNTPYIVDLAWLPRLSSLRHLDMSFADLGSARDWFRSVNMLPSLKVLGLSGCGLNSTMFASISLSNLTHLEVLHMSDNNFYTSLKHAWFWNLKSLKELYLSGSSWIGSIPSDLANMTALQVIDLSGNQLMGLIPEKLENLCNLTRMRFSGNNIGSSIGEFMRRLPKCSWNTLQEFSVQDANMIGNLPSWIGNMTNLSVLHASKNMLSGSLPVGVGALSNLKSLILGNNNFSGVLLKEQFANLGKLELLDLSHNNFNGVLLKEQFANLGKLELLDLSHNNFSGELLKEHFASLGALKSLNLSCNNFSGVLSNEQFARFGNLNLLDLSSNNFSDFLLKEQSASLDNLKHLDLSYNKLNSVLVGEHCTGLLNLKYMDLSYNSLRLAINQKWVPAFRLKYAIFRSCQLGPRFPEWLKWQSDIDVLVLSNANLDDVIPDWFWVTFSRASFLQVSVNKLHGSIPSDLQHMSADHIYLGSNKFTGQVPQLPINIVRLNLSSNSLSGSLPSELNAPLLEELLLANNQFIGTIPSSICQLTKLKRLDLSGNQLTGDIMPCQKELVPNSTDQFVSDMLSLALNNNDLTGEFPKFLQRSSGLMFLDLSYNRLFGGLPEWLPQKMPHMKILRVRSNMFSGHIPKSLTSLHDLHYLDIAHNKITGTIPWSLSNLKAMMTVVSQDTGDYIYEESIPVITKDQKRDYTFAIYQLLVVLDLSSNSLGEQVPEEITLLVGLTNLNLSNNQLIGAIPKQIGDLRQLDSLDLSFNEFSGAIPSSLSALTYLSHLNLSYNNLSGAIPSGQQLQALDNQMYIYIGNPDLCGDPVGRNCSTHDAEQSGLEDIDHMPSVYLAMSI